In Archaeoglobus profundus DSM 5631, the sequence ATATCTGCCTATTGGAATAACCATCCTCCCTCCCGGCTTCAACTGCTCGATGAGAGGTTTTGGAATGTCTGGTGCGGATGCGGTAACGTATATTTTATCGTAGGGAGCTTCCTCAGGGTAACCCTTAGTTCCATCGCCAACGACTATCTTGACGTTGTCGTAACCTAAGAGCCTCAAAACCTCCTTAGCTCTTTCAGCGAGCTCGGGAATTCTTTCTATTGCAATAACTTTCCCCTTCTTTCCAACAATCTCCGCAACGACTGCAGCGTGATACCCACTTCCGCCTCCTACTTCCAAAACCTTCTCTCCCTCTTTGAGATCGAGCAGATCGCACATTATCGCAACCATGTGAGGAGCACTTATAGTCTGTCCGAATCCTATTGGAAGGGGAGTATCGACGTAAGCTTCCCTCTCGTAAGCCTTGGGAACGAAGAGGTGACGGGGAACCTTCAACATAGCCTTTGCAACTTTGTCGCTTATTCCCAACTCCTCCTTTAGCCTCTCAACCATCCTTCTCCTTTTCTCCTCAAAAGGATCCATAAAAGTCATTAGGACAAAGTCTTAATAACTCTAATCCCATTCCCATCGTGAAGGCCCAAGCCTACTCAGCGGGAACTATAATCAACGCCCTAGCTACGGGCTACGGCTGTGCCTTCGGCTTGGATTTAAAGCTGAAGGTTAGAGTTGATTTCGAAGTAAACGATAACGTTGTGGTTGAGAACGGAATTGAACGAAGGAGTATAGTTCTCGATACCGTATTAAATCACTTCGGACTCAATGCAGTTGTTGAAGTTGAGAGCGAGATACCGAAGGGGAGTGGATTGGGTAGCAGTTCAGCCTTTTTGAATGCACTGCTGTTGGCAGTTTATAAGTATATCTCGAAATCCCTCAATGCTGGAGATATTCTCAGGCTAAATGCTAAGCTCTCTCTTGAATGCGGTATAAGCTACACTGGAGCCTTTGACGATGCTTCGGCATCTCTATTGGGAGGAATAGTATTAACGGACAACACGAGTATGCAAATGCTCAGATGGGAGTTTAAGAGAGCTAAAGCTGTGATTCTCATTCCAGAGTTCGGAAGAGGTAGGATAGACTTAAATGAGATTAGGAGGGACTTAACTCTTGTCAGAAAAGCCTTAA encodes:
- a CDS encoding shikimate kinase — translated: MKAQAYSAGTIINALATGYGCAFGLDLKLKVRVDFEVNDNVVVENGIERRSIVLDTVLNHFGLNAVVEVESEIPKGSGLGSSSAFLNALLLAVYKYISKSLNAGDILRLNAKLSLECGISYTGAFDDASASLLGGIVLTDNTSMQMLRWEFKRAKAVILIPEFGRGRIDLNEIRRDLTLVRKALKFARRGDYKSAMYYNTLHYCKAIGYPIEVVEIVKDSNCCCGLSGNGPCFVAFGDVKEVKKVWEAYGNVIETKIVNEPCDDIVITHDLFSYSELQSRQSDE
- a CDS encoding protein-L-isoaspartate O-methyltransferase, which produces MDPFEEKRRRMVERLKEELGISDKVAKAMLKVPRHLFVPKAYEREAYVDTPLPIGFGQTISAPHMVAIMCDLLDLKEGEKVLEVGGGSGYHAAVVAEIVGKKGKVIAIERIPELAERAKEVLRLLGYDNVKIVVGDGTKGYPEEAPYDKIYVTASAPDIPKPLIEQLKPGGRMVIPIGRYEQHLYVVDKDESGKIHKRVWGPVRFVPLVGEYGFKEWE